Proteins encoded within one genomic window of Bdellovibrio bacteriovorus:
- the hemW gene encoding radical SAM family heme chaperone HemW, with amino-acid sequence MAFGVYVHIPYCIQRCTYCDFATYEQSKILPPDQYVELLFKEIRQKHRYYTPQSLDTLYFGGGTPSLIPAPLIVSIIKELGRYGFTTRPDTEITIEINPATINEDKLKMYLDHGVNRFSVGAQTFDDRLLKMVHREHSAKQTLETLDLLRAHNLNFSFDILFALPSQTVAGLKNDVKIAIEQGAKHISPYCLTVPDGHPLSKGRPLDDEQVEMFDIIADELTAKGFKQYEISNFALPGFESRHNMLYWVDEPYWGLGLSAHSYSLESAWGTRYWNINSINEYQKQILAFDGQEFDSPAKHLPAAQHEVLEMHQALTDFCHTSMRLMRGLSQEKLSKKFPPEISSKVQTLLNGLIKKNWVQYDNEHWSLTRDGLVLSNKVFQELTFLPEDI; translated from the coding sequence ATGGCATTTGGTGTCTACGTTCACATTCCTTACTGTATTCAGCGCTGCACTTATTGTGACTTCGCGACTTATGAGCAAAGTAAGATTTTGCCTCCGGATCAGTACGTCGAATTGCTGTTTAAAGAAATTCGCCAGAAGCATCGCTATTACACCCCGCAAAGTTTGGACACCCTTTACTTTGGCGGAGGAACGCCGAGCTTGATCCCTGCTCCTCTCATTGTATCGATTATAAAAGAGCTGGGTAGATACGGATTTACAACTAGACCCGATACTGAAATCACTATCGAGATCAATCCGGCAACAATCAACGAAGACAAACTAAAAATGTATTTGGATCATGGGGTGAACCGATTCAGTGTTGGTGCTCAAACCTTTGATGATCGTTTGTTGAAAATGGTGCATCGCGAACACTCTGCGAAACAAACATTGGAAACCCTGGACCTTTTGCGAGCGCACAATTTGAACTTCAGCTTCGACATTCTTTTTGCGCTGCCGTCACAGACTGTCGCCGGTTTGAAAAACGATGTGAAAATCGCCATTGAACAAGGCGCAAAACATATCAGCCCCTACTGCCTGACTGTTCCAGATGGTCATCCCCTTTCTAAGGGCCGCCCTTTGGATGATGAGCAAGTAGAGATGTTTGACATCATCGCCGATGAACTGACGGCAAAAGGTTTTAAGCAATACGAAATTTCAAACTTCGCTCTTCCCGGTTTTGAATCGCGCCACAATATGCTTTATTGGGTGGACGAACCTTATTGGGGCTTAGGACTCAGCGCGCATTCTTACAGTCTTGAATCCGCGTGGGGCACTCGCTATTGGAACATCAATTCTATCAACGAATACCAAAAGCAAATTTTAGCTTTTGATGGACAAGAGTTTGATTCGCCCGCAAAGCATTTGCCTGCTGCACAACATGAAGTTCTAGAAATGCATCAAGCTCTCACAGACTTTTGTCATACTTCAATGCGTTTAATGCGCGGGCTCAGCCAGGAAAAGCTCTCTAAAAAATTCCCGCCAGAGATTTCAAGCAAAGTACAAACTCTTTTAAACGGCCTGATCAAAAAGAACTGGGTTCAGTATGACAACGAGCACTGGTCGCTCACTCGTGATGGCTTAGTTTTGAGCAACAAAGTTTTTCAAGAATTGACCTTCCTGCCAGAGGATATTTAA
- the grpE gene encoding nucleotide exchange factor GrpE, translating into MSEENNSQNSNSANPETAAANGSSEIQKLQEQAEKFKNDFLYLRAEFENYKRNAIKERSDLVKYGGERFIRDLLEVVDNFERALQTNVTAENFATFRQGVDMTAQELKSLLQRHSVQEIPAQGVPFDPNVHEALSSEATEQVAPGHVVRVFKKPYKLHDKVIRTGQVVVAKKPE; encoded by the coding sequence ATGTCAGAAGAAAATAACTCTCAAAATTCCAATTCTGCCAATCCAGAAACTGCAGCCGCGAACGGCTCTTCTGAAATTCAGAAACTTCAAGAACAAGCGGAAAAATTTAAAAACGATTTCCTTTACCTTCGTGCGGAGTTTGAGAATTACAAACGTAATGCCATCAAAGAGCGCTCAGATCTTGTGAAATACGGCGGCGAAAGATTTATCCGCGACTTACTTGAGGTGGTGGATAATTTCGAGCGTGCGTTGCAAACAAATGTCACGGCCGAAAACTTTGCAACATTCCGTCAAGGTGTTGATATGACCGCACAGGAGCTAAAATCTTTGCTGCAACGTCATTCTGTTCAAGAAATACCTGCACAGGGTGTTCCGTTTGATCCTAATGTTCATGAAGCCTTAAGCAGCGAGGCGACAGAACAAGTGGCGCCAGGTCACGTTGTTCGTGTATTTAAAAAGCCTTACAAGCTTCATGATAAAGTGATTCGCACAGGCCAAGTGGTGGTTGCTAAGAAACCAGAATAA
- the tatC gene encoding twin-arginine translocase subunit TatC, producing the protein MRSEELDSRAQSLYEHLADLRKRLINCAFILVIATGICYGFSDQIFNFVRAPIAPYLPGGGLIYTGPLDKFIAHLKLAFVCGILISCPFWLHQVWLFVAPGLYSKERKYTLGFIVSGTVLFVLGAAFSYYIALPMAFEFLMHFGGDVDKPMISIDQYMGFFTQMCLMFGVAFELPLVIVVLGMLGIVSQSFLRKNRRYAVMTIAVIAAIITPPDLLSMVMMLTPMWVLFEIAVIIVGVFEKKREFTERVNERE; encoded by the coding sequence ATGAGAAGCGAAGAATTAGATTCACGAGCGCAATCGTTGTATGAGCATTTGGCTGATTTGCGTAAGCGTCTGATCAATTGTGCTTTTATTTTGGTGATTGCAACGGGAATTTGTTACGGCTTCAGTGATCAGATTTTTAACTTCGTGCGCGCCCCGATTGCGCCGTATTTGCCAGGTGGCGGTCTGATCTACACGGGTCCGTTAGACAAGTTCATCGCGCATCTTAAGCTTGCCTTTGTTTGCGGTATCTTGATTTCATGCCCTTTCTGGCTTCATCAAGTTTGGCTTTTTGTAGCGCCCGGTCTTTATTCTAAAGAGCGCAAGTATACTTTAGGTTTTATCGTCTCTGGCACTGTCCTTTTTGTTTTGGGTGCCGCCTTTTCATACTACATCGCTTTGCCGATGGCGTTTGAGTTTCTGATGCACTTTGGTGGCGACGTCGATAAGCCGATGATTTCCATCGATCAATACATGGGTTTTTTCACGCAAATGTGTTTGATGTTCGGTGTGGCGTTTGAGTTGCCATTAGTCATCGTGGTGCTTGGCATGTTGGGAATTGTTTCCCAGTCTTTCCTCCGTAAGAACCGTCGTTATGCGGTAATGACTATCGCCGTGATCGCGGCCATTATCACACCTCCAGATCTATTAAGCATGGTGATGATGCTTACACCCATGTGGGTGCTTTTTGAAATCGCTGTGATTATCGTAGGCGTTTTTGAAAAGAAGCGAGAGTTCACTGAGAGAGTGAACGAGCGCGAATAG
- a CDS encoding DnaJ C-terminal domain-containing protein: MSKKDLYSTLGVSRSASADEIKKAYRKLAMQYHPDKNPGDKKAEEKFKEISQAYDVLSDTKKREMYDQFGHAGAQGFGGAGPGGFGGGAGAGGFGGFGGFGNQGGQQTGGDPFQDIFGDVFGEIFGNARGGTNTRGRRQQAKGTDLRYTLNISFEDSALGAEKVISFVRQKGGKEETAKLSVNVPAGVKEGQRLKLAGEGDSPAGASAGDLYVIINIQEHPLFKRNENDVILDLPIVYTDAILGTNIEVPTLTGKAMIRIPPGTHSGQTFRLKGKGFPKLGGFGSGDMLVKVLVDTPHHISSRQKELIEELAKSTESSPLVKAFQEKVSQIMRNRK, translated from the coding sequence TTGTCTAAAAAAGACTTATACTCCACATTAGGTGTCTCTCGATCCGCTTCGGCAGACGAGATCAAAAAAGCTTATCGCAAGCTTGCGATGCAATATCATCCTGACAAAAATCCCGGCGATAAAAAAGCCGAAGAAAAATTCAAAGAGATCAGTCAGGCCTATGATGTTCTAAGCGACACGAAAAAACGCGAAATGTACGATCAGTTCGGTCACGCCGGAGCCCAAGGGTTCGGTGGTGCTGGACCCGGCGGATTTGGCGGTGGTGCAGGTGCAGGTGGATTCGGAGGCTTTGGTGGTTTTGGCAACCAAGGCGGCCAACAAACTGGTGGCGATCCGTTTCAAGATATCTTTGGTGATGTCTTCGGGGAAATTTTTGGCAACGCTCGCGGTGGTACGAATACTCGCGGACGTCGTCAACAAGCTAAAGGCACCGACCTTCGCTACACTTTAAATATTTCTTTTGAAGATTCTGCTTTAGGCGCAGAGAAAGTAATCAGCTTTGTTCGCCAAAAGGGCGGCAAGGAAGAGACTGCAAAACTTTCTGTCAACGTCCCTGCCGGCGTTAAAGAGGGTCAAAGACTTAAACTCGCAGGAGAGGGAGACTCCCCTGCTGGCGCTTCTGCCGGTGATCTCTACGTCATTATCAATATTCAAGAGCATCCTCTTTTTAAACGAAACGAAAACGATGTGATCTTGGACCTTCCGATCGTTTATACGGATGCGATCTTGGGAACTAATATCGAAGTTCCAACACTCACAGGTAAGGCAATGATTCGAATTCCGCCAGGAACACACTCTGGTCAGACTTTCCGCCTTAAAGGCAAAGGCTTTCCAAAATTGGGTGGATTTGGTTCTGGAGATATGTTGGTGAAGGTTCTCGTGGATACGCCTCATCATATCTCATCTCGACAAAAAGAACTTATTGAAGAGCTTGCGAAGTCGACCGAGTCCTCGCCCCTAGTAAAAGCCTTCCAAGAAAAAGTCTCGCAAATTATGAGGAATAGAAAATGA
- a CDS encoding Sec-independent protein translocase subunit TatA/TatB, which yields MSELIFLGVLALIVIGPKELPELARTLGRFINELKRSTNILGEDLKQQARFDRIDFNEPPKKQSQPPSYDHHPTISEEASDPQQMELTEQKNTEDKEHKPS from the coding sequence ATGTCAGAACTCATTTTCCTTGGTGTATTGGCCCTGATCGTAATCGGGCCGAAAGAGCTTCCAGAGTTAGCTCGCACCCTGGGTCGTTTTATCAACGAGCTTAAACGCAGCACGAATATTTTGGGTGAAGACCTAAAACAGCAAGCGCGTTTTGATCGCATTGATTTCAACGAACCGCCTAAGAAACAATCTCAGCCACCTTCTTACGATCACCATCCCACTATCAGTGAAGAAGCTTCCGATCCTCAACAGATGGAACTTACTGAACAAAAAAACACCGAAGATAAAGAGCACAAACCCTCATGA
- a CDS encoding M16 family metallopeptidase has translation MSKKFQLKNGMKVLFLESHKSPVVSVQMWVKTGSADEKKGEEGLSHFIEHLVFKGTRKYNVGEIAATVEGSGGELNAYTSFDQTVFYVTISKQFSDVALDVISEMMGFPTFDPKEIDNEREVVIEEIKRGQDSPGRRASQLLFTNVFKKHPYGRPVIGYDKVVNGVSPKKILQYYHSRYVPSNMFLVVAGDFESKDMKKKVEELFGAFAPYKLKKVARTKEPAQKAIRIKVEQTKFEQTTGYLTWRIPSVKHKDIAALEVLSAILGQGDSCRLMQSLRIREPLTNSVGSFSYSMQDDGLFAVSFNLEKENLAKALTKVTPELVKLIEEPPTSAEMQKAITNFASHEVYSMETVDNIARKAGSNEFYYNDHDYYRKYMKEVYALKPEDIQKVAKKYFKPDNFGLSLMTNMDKKEAEQILKSFAKDLKKALQGAKLSKDTMKFKAKKFNINVGAVKHTPETEKITLSSGATLLIRDQKDTPYVAMKAAFLGGTRVEEENQTGLTELFSRNWLSGSKNFTEDDINLKVDELAAGFGAFGGRNSAGLSMDYLSPFEDKMLEIYADSLLHPLFPQDILEREKVVIKNQIKARNDNPAQLCVLSFLQEIFKGHPYARDMIGTEASINAINSEHLMAYYKKIAHAKNLTFCVVGDVNKDKWVNKLEEITKLLPKGERVANKFPIAELKEGKKLYQPLKKEQSHIIVGYRGLTLKDPNRFTLEIIQSILSGQGGRLFIELRDKNSLAYSVSPMHMEGLECGYFGGYIGCSPEKSEKAIQMLKAEFQKLADTKVSEEELGRAQRYLIGRHDIELQRKSTICNALLFDDIYGLDYKDTLDVADKYFAVTPEDVQKLAQKIFSQPSVISLVGPSDVEL, from the coding sequence ATGTCTAAAAAATTTCAACTAAAAAACGGTATGAAAGTCCTTTTCTTAGAGAGTCATAAGTCACCTGTCGTCTCAGTTCAAATGTGGGTGAAAACAGGCTCGGCCGATGAAAAAAAGGGTGAAGAGGGTCTTTCACATTTCATCGAGCACTTGGTCTTTAAAGGGACTCGCAAGTACAATGTCGGCGAAATTGCAGCCACAGTGGAAGGATCCGGCGGGGAGCTTAACGCCTACACTTCTTTTGACCAAACCGTCTTTTACGTGACTATTTCAAAACAATTTTCCGACGTCGCACTGGATGTAATTAGCGAAATGATGGGTTTTCCCACTTTCGACCCTAAAGAAATCGATAACGAACGTGAAGTCGTTATTGAAGAGATTAAACGCGGGCAAGACAGCCCGGGCCGTCGCGCCAGCCAGTTGTTATTCACAAACGTGTTTAAAAAACATCCTTATGGCCGCCCGGTGATTGGTTACGACAAAGTCGTTAACGGAGTGTCTCCTAAAAAAATTCTTCAGTACTACCACAGTCGCTATGTCCCTTCGAACATGTTCCTGGTCGTGGCCGGGGATTTTGAGTCGAAAGACATGAAGAAAAAAGTCGAAGAACTTTTTGGTGCGTTTGCGCCTTACAAACTAAAAAAAGTAGCGCGCACGAAAGAACCTGCGCAAAAAGCAATTCGCATTAAAGTTGAGCAAACTAAATTTGAGCAAACGACAGGTTATCTGACTTGGCGTATTCCCAGCGTAAAGCATAAAGACATTGCAGCCCTGGAAGTCTTGTCGGCGATTCTGGGACAAGGGGACTCCTGCCGCCTGATGCAAAGCCTGCGTATCCGCGAGCCGCTAACAAACTCAGTAGGTTCTTTTAGCTATTCCATGCAGGACGACGGACTTTTTGCGGTTTCATTTAATCTTGAAAAAGAGAACCTCGCGAAGGCGCTTACTAAAGTAACGCCAGAGCTTGTGAAATTGATCGAAGAACCGCCGACATCCGCAGAAATGCAAAAAGCCATTACGAATTTTGCAAGCCACGAAGTTTATTCGATGGAGACTGTGGATAACATTGCCAGAAAAGCCGGAAGTAATGAGTTCTATTACAACGACCATGACTACTACCGCAAATACATGAAAGAAGTTTATGCCCTAAAGCCTGAAGACATTCAGAAAGTGGCAAAAAAATACTTTAAGCCAGATAACTTCGGCCTTTCATTAATGACGAACATGGATAAAAAAGAAGCCGAGCAGATTTTGAAGTCCTTCGCGAAGGATCTAAAAAAAGCCCTTCAAGGCGCGAAGCTTTCTAAAGACACCATGAAGTTTAAGGCTAAGAAATTTAACATCAACGTCGGAGCGGTTAAGCACACGCCTGAAACTGAAAAAATCACTTTATCTTCAGGCGCGACTCTTTTGATTCGTGATCAAAAAGACACTCCTTATGTCGCAATGAAAGCGGCGTTTTTAGGGGGAACTCGAGTTGAGGAAGAAAATCAGACCGGATTAACAGAGCTCTTTTCTCGTAACTGGCTTTCAGGTTCAAAGAACTTTACGGAAGATGATATCAACTTAAAGGTGGATGAACTGGCGGCTGGCTTTGGTGCCTTCGGGGGCAGAAACTCGGCCGGTCTTTCGATGGATTATCTTTCTCCATTTGAAGATAAAATGCTTGAGATCTATGCCGACTCGCTTTTACATCCGCTTTTCCCGCAAGACATTCTTGAAAGGGAAAAAGTCGTTATCAAAAATCAGATCAAAGCCCGTAATGACAATCCGGCACAGCTGTGTGTTCTTAGTTTCCTTCAAGAAATTTTTAAAGGGCACCCGTACGCGCGTGACATGATTGGAACGGAAGCTTCCATCAACGCGATTAATTCAGAACATTTAATGGCCTATTACAAGAAAATTGCCCACGCAAAAAATCTGACTTTCTGTGTGGTGGGTGATGTGAATAAAGATAAATGGGTCAATAAGCTTGAAGAAATCACTAAGCTTTTACCGAAAGGCGAAAGAGTTGCTAATAAGTTTCCAATTGCCGAGCTTAAAGAAGGTAAGAAACTTTACCAACCTCTTAAGAAAGAACAAAGTCACATCATCGTAGGATATCGTGGTTTGACCTTGAAGGATCCGAATCGTTTCACGCTAGAAATTATTCAATCCATTTTGAGCGGCCAGGGTGGACGACTCTTTATCGAACTTCGTGATAAAAACTCTTTGGCTTATTCCGTGTCGCCTATGCACATGGAAGGTTTAGAGTGTGGATATTTCGGTGGATATATCGGTTGCTCTCCTGAAAAATCCGAAAAGGCCATTCAGATGTTGAAAGCGGAGTTTCAAAAACTTGCTGACACAAAAGTCAGCGAAGAGGAGTTGGGACGCGCCCAAAGATATTTGATCGGACGTCACGATATCGAATTGCAAAGAAAAAGCACTATCTGCAATGCCCTTTTATTCGATGATATCTATGGTCTTGATTATAAAGACACGTTGGATGTTGCCGATAAATATTTCGCCGTAACACCAGAAGACGTGCAAAAGCTTGCACAAAAGATTTTCTCTCAGCCTTCGGTTATCAGTCTTGTGGGACCTTCGGACGTTGAACTATAG
- a CDS encoding penicillin-binding protein activator codes for MTSRFALLLSACLLASCTTVATKKRPPYKPTPVTTTTKKPKSMAGMTAGRPPEQIQSETLTLPEQPKTEDALEYLKVLVNKSVQAPTKAEQDANRLHAIDIVENKLNEDQLEDVADSSDFGFLRAHAMYRLGELALDRKDTSAAKKYFAAVEDFVPGTDQAIRAQEMIQQLDASKNVHTETVGVVLPLSGRNAPVGQRALRGLEMGLGLHIPGSGFKLAVMDSEGNPDSARRGVERLVKEDNVIAIVGSLLSKTAPAVAAKSDELGVPTVALSQRSGLTEIGPTVFRNSLTSGMQVRALVRTAMDNLGMKKFAILYPNDAYGVEFANIFWDEVLARGGQITAVQNYSTKETDFRLVVQRLVGTYFGEARQDEFNLRLKELQHSDKKRSVRQSNLENILPPITDFDAIFIPDSVKAMGQISAMLSYNDVKNVKLMGTNLWNTKDVARRAGNFSNNLLFVDSLTPTAQDKSRFVAEYKALYNEDPSLIEVQAYDAGLILRQLIVAGADSREELTQKLSQLSRFPGALGPLSMNAEREIERPVTALTIEKGEVIPFKSEVK; via the coding sequence ATGACATCTCGATTCGCACTTCTGTTAAGCGCCTGCCTCTTAGCCTCTTGCACGACGGTCGCAACAAAAAAGCGTCCTCCGTACAAACCGACTCCGGTGACGACAACGACAAAAAAACCTAAGTCGATGGCAGGCATGACGGCGGGTCGTCCTCCAGAGCAAATTCAAAGCGAGACTTTGACTTTACCAGAGCAACCAAAAACAGAAGATGCGCTTGAGTATTTAAAAGTTCTTGTAAATAAATCTGTGCAAGCCCCCACTAAGGCGGAACAAGATGCCAATCGTCTTCATGCCATTGATATTGTCGAGAATAAGTTAAACGAAGATCAACTTGAAGATGTGGCAGATAGTTCTGACTTCGGATTTCTGCGCGCACACGCCATGTATCGCTTGGGCGAACTTGCTTTAGATAGAAAAGACACTTCCGCCGCAAAGAAATACTTCGCCGCGGTTGAAGATTTCGTTCCCGGTACAGATCAAGCCATTCGCGCACAAGAAATGATCCAGCAATTAGACGCCTCTAAAAACGTGCACACAGAAACGGTCGGAGTTGTTCTTCCTTTAAGCGGAAGAAATGCTCCCGTCGGTCAACGCGCGCTTCGCGGACTGGAGATGGGTCTAGGACTTCATATTCCTGGCTCTGGATTTAAGCTTGCGGTCATGGACAGTGAAGGCAACCCCGACTCTGCTCGCCGCGGTGTTGAGCGACTAGTTAAAGAAGACAATGTCATCGCCATTGTTGGAAGCTTATTAAGTAAAACTGCTCCGGCGGTGGCGGCGAAATCAGATGAGCTGGGTGTTCCTACGGTCGCTCTTTCGCAAAGATCTGGTCTTACTGAGATCGGCCCTACAGTATTTAGAAATTCTCTGACAAGTGGCATGCAAGTACGCGCTTTGGTCCGCACAGCAATGGATAACTTAGGCATGAAGAAGTTCGCAATTCTTTATCCTAATGATGCTTACGGTGTTGAGTTTGCAAACATCTTCTGGGATGAAGTTTTAGCTCGCGGGGGACAAATCACCGCGGTTCAGAATTATTCGACGAAAGAAACGGATTTCCGTCTGGTCGTGCAAAGGCTTGTGGGAACTTACTTTGGCGAAGCACGCCAAGACGAGTTCAATCTTCGCCTGAAAGAGCTTCAACACAGTGATAAAAAAAGATCCGTGCGTCAGTCGAATCTAGAAAATATTCTTCCTCCTATCACCGACTTTGATGCGATCTTCATTCCCGATAGCGTAAAAGCCATGGGTCAGATCTCTGCCATGCTTTCATATAATGACGTTAAAAACGTGAAATTGATGGGCACAAATCTGTGGAATACAAAAGACGTCGCTCGCCGTGCGGGGAACTTTTCAAACAATCTGCTTTTTGTAGATAGCTTAACTCCGACAGCTCAAGACAAGTCGCGCTTCGTTGCTGAATACAAAGCTTTGTATAATGAAGATCCTTCTTTGATCGAAGTTCAGGCTTACGATGCAGGCCTTATTTTGCGCCAACTTATCGTTGCCGGAGCCGACAGTCGTGAGGAACTCACACAAAAGCTAAGCCAGCTCAGCCGCTTCCCTGGCGCCTTAGGGCCTCTTTCCATGAATGCAGAGCGTGAAATCGAGCGCCCTGTCACCGCCCTAACTATCGAAAAAGGCGAAGTAATTCCCTTTAAATCTGAAGTTAAATAG